A single Equus asinus isolate D_3611 breed Donkey chromosome 21, EquAss-T2T_v2, whole genome shotgun sequence DNA region contains:
- the CYB561D2 gene encoding transmembrane reductase CYB561D2 isoform X2, with protein MRGHADRTPVFEHSWCLSWLQPPAWLTMALSVETESHIYRALRTASGAAAHLVALGFTIFVAVLARPGSSLFSWHPVLMSLAFSFLMTEALLVFSPESSLLRSLSRKGRARCHWVLQLVALLCALLGLGLVILHKEQLGKAHLATWHGRAGLLAVLWAGLQCLGGVGLLYPKLLPRWPLAKLKLYHATSGLVGYLLGSASLLLGMCSLWFTATVTGGVWYLAVLCPVITSLVIMNQVSNAYLYRKRIQP; from the exons ATGCGGGGACACGCTGACAGGACGCCGGTCTTCGAGCATTCCTGGTGCCTGTCTTG GCTACAGCCACCGGCTTGGTTGACCATGGCCCTTTCTGTGGAGACCGAGTCGCACATCTACCGAGCTCTGCGCACTGCCTCTGGGGCTGCTGCCCACCTTGTGGCCCTGGGCTTCACCATCTTCGTGGCTGTGCTTGCCAGGCCTGGCTCCA GTCTGTTCTCCTGGCACCCTGTGCTTATGTCTCTGGCC TTCTCTTTCCTGATGACCGAGGCACTGCTGGTGTTCTCTCCTGAGAGTTCGCTGCTGCGCTCCCTCTCTCGGAAGGGCCGAGCACGCTGCCACTGGGTACTGCAGTTGGTGGCCCTGCTGTGTGCACTGCTGGGCCTGGGCCTTGTTATCCTCCACAAGGAACAGCTTGGCAAAGCCCACCTGGCCACATGGCATGGGCGAGCAGGGCTGCTAGCTGTGCTGTGGGCTGGGCTGCAGTGCTTAGGCGGGGTGGGGCTGCTCTACCCCAAACTGCTGCCCAGATGGCCCCTGGCAAAGCTCAAGCTGTACCATGCCACTTCTGGGCTCGTGGGCTACCTTCTGGGTAGTGCCAGCCTCTTGTTGGGCATGTGCTCACTCTGGTTCACTGCCACAGTCACCGGTGGGGTCTGGTACCTGGCCGTGCTATGCCCTGTCATTACCAGCTTGGTCATCATGAACCAGGTGAGCAACGCCTACCTGTACCGCAAAAGGATCCAGCCATGA